In Prunus dulcis unplaced genomic scaffold, ALMONDv2, whole genome shotgun sequence, the following proteins share a genomic window:
- the LOC117612771 gene encoding receptor-like protein 6 → MGIHLSIRVLSKLLVLLLFHLVVANFVDSLQQLSCHAEESSALVQFKESFIIDKSASRSKGAYPKVSSWKPAAGGNSSCCSWDGVECDEMTGHVIGLNLSSSYLYGSFDSNSSLFSLVHLQRLSLSDNNFNYSQIPSSIRNFPSLTHLDLSASFFSGQVPSEVSHLSKLTYLDLCCNLEIETSPDNPQRLLKLQPSDMRSLVQNLTNLETLSLSFINISSIIPVSLTNLSFLTSLTLKKCDLFGEFPVRIFSLQNLKVLSVRYNQDLTGYFPEFNQSSPLVVLKVAFTRFFGQIPSSFEKLNSLQELDVAQCNFSEGLVPSALGNLRQLTYLDISANRFGGPIPDSLANLTQLTVFRISTSYLTGPIPSWLGNFSKLVYLDFAFNQLSGSIPASFSNLINLEILYLHANNLSGVVDFQMFEKQQNLYQLQLSWNNFEFVAESNIMNATVRQFTVLGLSLCNLKEVPYFLRNQTMMERLDMGGNQIHGELPNWMWNIGKETLVFLDISGNLISGEFPAVFPWVNLICLRLSVNNFHGRLPIPPPSLEEYGADSNNFTGEISPLLCNMSSLRFLDVSKNNLSGMLPQCLGNFSDGLILLLLGSNSFQGIMPQSYNNGSNLQMIDVSHNQLEGQLPRSLANCVKLEYLVLSNNQFSDVFPIWLGTLPELKLLAMRHNRFNGVIGQSRTNVDFPKLRILDLSYNNFTGEIPPLFPDITVNKSTYMYTRVAYDFNGFYVGRSVDYSITLAIKGLDLYYSKVREGFAAIDISNNKFEGKIPEFIGNLKELRSLNISSNILTGSIPSSLGNLRNLESLDLSQNKLSGQIPQQLTRLTFLGNFDVSYNNLTGPIPQGTQLTSLNSTSYEGNPGLCGDPLPKCGNQEAPQPPPSTEEDSDSGSTRMLEFDLKFCLAGIGSGFVVGVVLADVAITRRQELFLKIVGMVRLKIWKR, encoded by the coding sequence ATGGGGATTCACCTGTCGATTCGCGTGCTCTCGAAACTACTAGTTCTGTTGTTGTTTCATCTTGTGGTTGCAAACTTTGTAGACTCTTTGCAGCAGCTATCTTGCCATGCCGAGGAGAGCTCCGCCTTGGTGCAGTTCAAGGAGAGCTTTATTATTGACAAATCTGCTTCACGTTCTAAAGGTGCTTATCCAAAGGTTTCATCATGGAAACCAGCTGCAGGAGGAAATAGCAGTTGCTGCTCGTGGGACGGCGTGGAGTGTGACGAGATGACGGGTCATGTTATTGGCCTTAATCTCAGCAGCAGTTATCTCTACGGCTCTTTCGACTCCAATAGTAGCCTGTTCAGCCTGGTGCATCTTCAAAGGTTAAGCCTCTCTGACAATAACTTCAATTACTCTCAAATTCCATCTAGCATAAGAAATTTTCCAAGCCTCACTCATCTTGACCTCTCTGcctctttcttttctggtCAAGTCCCATCTGAAGTCTCACACTTGTCCAAGTTGACATACCTTGATCTGTGTTGCAAtcttgaaattgaaacatCTCCTGATAATCCTCAGCGATTGTTGAAACTTCAACCATCCGATATGAGAAGTCTGGTTCAAAATTTAACTAATCTAgaaactctctctcttagTTTCATTAACATATCTTCAATCATACCTGTTTCCTTGacaaatttatcatttttgACATCCCTTACCCTCAAGAAATGTGATCTGTTTGGCGAATTCCCAGTGAGAATTTTCAGTCTACAGAACTTAAAAGTTCTTAGTGTGAGATACAACCAAGATCTCACTGGATATTTTCCTGAATTTAATCAAAGTAGTCCTCTCGTGGTACTGAAAGTTGCGTTTACTAGGTTTTTCGGACAAATACCTTCCTCGTTTGAAAAGCTTAATTCATTGCAAGAGTTGGATGTAGCTCAATGCAATTTTTCAGAAGGGTTGGTTCCATCTGCACTTGGTAATCTCAGACAACTCACTTATCTAGACATTTCAGCGAACAGATTTGGAGGTCCAATTCCTGATTCTTTGGCAAACCTTACCCAATTGACTGTGTTTAGGATCAGTACGAGTTATTTAACTGGTCCAATTCCATCTTGGCTGGGTAATTTTAGCAAACTAGTTTACCTAGATTTTGCTTTTAATCAGTTGAGTGGTTCAATTCCAGCCTCATTTTCCAATCTCATCAATCTCGAGATCCTTTATCTACATGCAAATAACCTGAGTGGTGTAGTGGATTTTCAAATGTTTGAGAAGCAACAAAATCTGTACCAACTCCAGTTGAGTTGgaacaattttgaatttgttgcTGAATCCAATATTATGAATGCAACTGTTCGACAGTTCACCGTTCTGGGTTTGAGTTTATGCAATTTAAAAGAGGTCCCATATTTCCTAAGAAATCAAACAATGATGGAGCGGTTGGATATGGGAGGAAACCAAATTCATGGCGAGCTACCAAACTGGATGTGGAACATAGGCAAGGAAACTCTGGTATTCCTGGACATTTCTGGAAACTTAATTTCAGGAGAATTTCCAGCTGTCTTTCCCTGGGTTAACCTAATATGCTTGAGGCTTTCGGTCAACAATTTTCATGGACGATTACCGATCCCTCCACCATCCCTGGAAGAATATGGAGCTGACAGCAACAATTTTACTGGAGAAATTTCACCATTGCTTTGCAATATGAGTTCTCTTCGGTTCCTTGACGTGTCAAAAAATAACTTGAGTGGCATGCTTCCTCAGTGTCTCGGAAACTTTAGTGATGGTCTAATCCTTTTACTTCTTGGAAGCAACTCTTTTCAGGGCATAATGCCTCAATCATACAACAACGGAAGCAATTTGCAGATGATTGATGTTAGTCATAACCAATTGGAGGGGCAATTACCGAGGTCATTGGCGAATTGTGTGAAACTTGAGTATCTGGTTCTGTCAAACAATCAATTCAGTGATGTTTTCCCCATTTGGTTGGGGACTCTCCCAGAGTTAAAACTTTTGGCAATGCGCCATAATCGCTTCAACGGTGTAATAGGACAGTCTAGAACAAATGTTGACTTCCCCAAGTTACGCATTCTTGATTTGTCTTACAACAATTTCACAGGTGAGATTCCACCTTTGTTTCCAGATATTACTGTAAACAAGTCAACATACATGTATACACGAGTAGCCTATGACTTCAATGGTTTTTATGTTGGGCGGAGTGTTGATTACTCAATCACATTAGCAATTAAAGGTTTGGATTTGTACTATTCAAAGGTTCGAGAAGGGTTTGCAGCCATTGATATCTcaaacaacaaatttgaaGGTAAAATTCCAGAATTCATCGGGAACCTTAAGGAGCTTCGCTCACTCAATATTTCCAGCAACATTCTCACTGGTTCTATTCCATCATCCTTGGGGAACTTAAGGAATCTTGAATCGTTGGACCTTTCACAGAACAAGCTGTCAGGACAGATCCCCCAACAACTGACGAGGCTTACATTCCTTGGGAACTTTGATGTGTCTTACAACAATCTCACAGGTCCTATACCGCAAGGTACCCAACTTACTTCATTGAATAGCACTTCATATGAGGGAAACCCAGGATTGTGTGGAGATCCATTACCAAAATGCGGAAATCAAGAGGCCCCTCAACCGCCACCTTCAACTGAAGAAGACAGTGATTCAGGCTCAACTCGAATgcttgaatttgatttgaaattttgtttggcTGGAATTGGAAGTGGGTTTGTAGTGGGAGTGGTTCTTGCGGATGTCGCCATCACAAGAAGGCAGGAGTTGTTTCTTAAGATCGTTGGAATGGTTAGGCTAAAGATATGGAAAAGGTAG